CAAAAAAACGATCTCAAGAGAAGAAGCTGACCAACTCATCGAAAAACTTGGTGCAGCGAGACTGACACTTTCATTTTACCCGGAGTGTCCGCCGTTGGAGAAGATGCTCAAAAAGATTGATCTCACGATCTCGGGGCTTTCAAAGTGGTCTGGCGTGGTCACAATAGCTGACAAGCAAGCCAAGCAACTCAAACGGGGCACCGTCATTCGCGTAAAGCCGCTTCAGATTGATGCCGTTGTCATCAAGGAAGACATTACCAATGACACCGTGGAATTCTATTCTGACAGTGGGCCCGGTGTTTGCGTCCGCGATGAAGTGAAGGTCTATCGTCAACAGCCAGGATCTACGCGACTCCCGATGCGATTGACTCTGCCGTATGGGAAGTGGATTTGTGAAGATGGATCAGAGGTTTTATTCAATCGCGATTACAAACCGATTTGGGCTAAACTGCCGAATGGCGAGGTGAAGGACATCGAGCCAAATACTTGGGTCAAAAACAAAGACTGCATCTATTTCTTTGATGATTCAAACCCGCCTTGGGCCAAGAAGAAAACTCGTGAGATGTGTTTTGGGGTTTTGGTTGAATGGGGTGTGGCAGATCGTATTCCTAAAGCCCTTGCTGAATACTATGAACTTGTTAGGACTGGAATTAAGCCAAAACCTACTGAAGTAAAATTTAAATTCCCATTTGCTGTTTGAGGCAATGATTTTAGGGCCCCGCAAATGTGGGGCTCTACTTCAACTTATATATTTTGAAATGTTCGACCAATGATTTTTCAATAAGTTCGGAAGCTCTGCCTTTGGGAAGTTTTTCGGCAAAGGCGCGACCCGGATGAAGCATATCCCAGTCAGATCGAGCTTGCTTGAGTCGTCCGCCTCCTGGGTGGTGAATGCCAAAGCCTGAAATAAATTTGTTCCAGATAGGTTTGTAATGATCGATGAGAATAGCTTCGGCTGCGTTCGTAAACTCTGGAACAACAAGAAGCCATCGACATTCAAAATCTTTTAGATTGAGTGTCGGAGAGGCCGCTATTGTTTTTGCATGTTCGCGTAACCGCTTAGTTACGAAATTCGAAGATGCTTTCTTAGGATCGCCACCACCTTTTCGTCCACCAGGCACTACGGCCTTCCCAACATATATCGGATACTTTTTTGATTTTGCTAGGGGCGAATAGGCTTTATGATTACCAACGTAGTAGAGCGCATATACGCCGCATCCAACATCAACGTTTGCCGGCGGGAGCTCTAGAAGCTGTTGCTTCTCGAAGGTCGAGACAAGTAGGTCGCGGACATTTTCTTTGAAGGGATTAAAAATTTTAGCTTTTGCCACCCTAACATTGTGGCATCACAGCAAAAACCTCTAAAGGCCCAAATCCAATTGATCTGAACTTCTCGACCTGTTCTCTACGTTCGACTGGCGCGAGCGAGTCGCGAGGTCCTTCTTCATCTTGGATAAAAGTATTGAAGCCAGCCTTACTGGTACAGCGTTGCCAATCTGTCTCATGGCCTCTGATCGTGAGCCAAAAAAGAAATAGTCATCTGGGAAGGTTTGCATACGAGCAGCTTCTCGAACTGAAAAATAACGAACGGAGCCATCTTCGTGAAGAACCATGTTCTCACCACCTGGACAGCCATGCACTCCGGCTTTCAAAGTTTTCGCGGGCTGATCAATGTGGCTACCTGTATGTCCTGGATAAACACGCGCACCAGGAATGCCGATGTGATTTTGAAATTCAGAATGTTCTTTGCCGTCTTTAGGAGTGGGCAGACCGATCAGCGCATCTCGAACGGTCATATAGGGCTGAAGCAGTGGTTTAGACTGAGCAAGAGCCTTCAGTCTTCTCTCAAGTTCCTTGGGCGCAGTTCGCTTTTTCAGTCCGTGTTTTTGAAAGTAGGCTCCGGTGATATATTTGTCATAAAGAAGCGCATCTGCACCATGTGTTGCAAGCGGGAACTCGAATTGAAAGCCAAGATCAGAGCGTATACCGACGATGAAAAATCGCTCCCGACTTTGAGGAACTCCGAAATCAACGGCGTTTAATAGCGAACTCACAACATTGTATGACTTCTTCGGAGACTTAGAACTCAGTTTTCTCAGGCGAGGAAGTTGCTTTTGCCAATCATCATCATTGAGTGGACAGCCTTCGATATGTTCGAGCTGCAAATGAACATACTCAACATAGTCTTTGAATCTGTTAGACGTGATACCCTTAACATTCTCAATCAAAAAAGCCTTGGGTTTAGTTTTTGATAAAACGCGCAGGTATTCCGGGAAGAGATCACGAACGTCTTCATGTCCATTTTTCTTGCCGCCGATTGAAAAGGGCTGACACGGAGGACCTCCAACTAAAACATCGAAGGCTTCAGGAATCTGATCTACGTTAAAAACTCTGATGTCGGTTTCGAGAATACGATTTGGTGCGAGTCCAAAGGAACTTTGAGAATTTCGGCGTAGCGTCTCGCAGGAGTTCTTCTCCCACTCCAAGAATAAAATTGGCGAGATCCCAGCCTGGTGAGCACCAAGTGCAAGGCCGCCACCGCCAGCGAATAGTTCGACTGATTTTAGACTTTTAATTTTTGCCACGATTCCCCTAAAGCTGATTAGAGATGAGACCATGATGCGTTATATGGGTCAACAATTGGGACCCCCCATCGAATTCGATTTGTTGGGCGCTACCCCTTGAATCTTTTGAGAATTTTGTAGATGGCAGGGCGGCTCCAACCGTTGCATTTGTTCTTTGATTTTACTCCGGACGAGTTCAGTGCCTTTGCAATTTCACCGTAACTTGCGCCTGCCACTTTCATGGCAGCCATCCTTTTGATTGTCCGCAGTTCGGATTCACATCGGACAACCTGCCCATGAATTAGGCGTTCGCCAAAGGCGAGCTGACCCTTGTTGCAGCGCAGTTCTTTTCGGGCCTGGATCTCGAAGCCGAGATCGGCCAATGCCGTACCAACTGTTGATC
This window of the Bdellovibrionales bacterium genome carries:
- a CDS encoding DUF5623 domain-containing protein, producing MKSSIDVHSVAYVKRNAKRIKKEKQVSHHEALDLAAKAVGAANWKHFLRAGNEIPRAIAVTTQRAPKPLTVAFNVMFGGRRVRPNVKMPIASHKEIGALLDEVLAHTRLRKSVHKLIDSVRCELDDWVQHEYPTHAEMSDEDFREMYYAHKTKVPLKKTISREEADQLIEKLGAARLTLSFYPECPPLEKMLKKIDLTISGLSKWSGVVTIADKQAKQLKRGTVIRVKPLQIDAVVIKEDITNDTVEFYSDSGPGVCVRDEVKVYRQQPGSTRLPMRLTLPYGKWICEDGSEVLFNRDYKPIWAKLPNGEVKDIEPNTWVKNKDCIYFFDDSNPPWAKKKTREMCFGVLVEWGVADRIPKALAEYYELVRTGIKPKPTEVKFKFPFAV
- a CDS encoding Eco29kI family restriction endonuclease yields the protein MAKAKIFNPFKENVRDLLVSTFEKQQLLELPPANVDVGCGVYALYYVGNHKAYSPLAKSKKYPIYVGKAVVPGGRKGGGDPKKASSNFVTKRLREHAKTIAASPTLNLKDFECRWLLVVPEFTNAAEAILIDHYKPIWNKFISGFGIHHPGGGRLKQARSDWDMLHPGRAFAEKLPKGRASELIEKSLVEHFKIYKLK
- the dcm gene encoding DNA (cytosine-5-)-methyltransferase; protein product: MAKIKSLKSVELFAGGGGLALGAHQAGISPILFLEWEKNSCETLRRNSQSSFGLAPNRILETDIRVFNVDQIPEAFDVLVGGPPCQPFSIGGKKNGHEDVRDLFPEYLRVLSKTKPKAFLIENVKGITSNRFKDYVEYVHLQLEHIEGCPLNDDDWQKQLPRLRKLSSKSPKKSYNVVSSLLNAVDFGVPQSRERFFIVGIRSDLGFQFEFPLATHGADALLYDKYITGAYFQKHGLKKRTAPKELERRLKALAQSKPLLQPYMTVRDALIGLPTPKDGKEHSEFQNHIGIPGARVYPGHTGSHIDQPAKTLKAGVHGCPGGENMVLHEDGSVRYFSVREAARMQTFPDDYFFFGSRSEAMRQIGNAVPVRLASILLSKMKKDLATRSRQSNVENRSRSSDQLDLGL
- a CDS encoding recombinase family protein; protein product: MSKVIREAFCFVSVCFYFSILVSPESGLYLEKIGSGHPTLGSPIAPSIALSLTTDKLTFFRHFDKDYLHEQYMVLGKSMNQIARERGCSRSTVGTALADLGFEIQARKELRCNKGQLAFGERLIHGQVVRCESELRTIKRMAAMKVAGASYGEIAKALNSSGVKSKNKCNGWSRPAIYKILKRFKG